The Argopecten irradians isolate NY chromosome 6, Ai_NY, whole genome shotgun sequence genome has a window encoding:
- the LOC138324812 gene encoding uncharacterized protein isoform X1: MERGELLVVVLFLVCCQGDKAEPKCLSDGDISKKGVTPEDPFVYIGEYFNLYCTVSSTPQLPKNSMLIFVTKRDDGNEEEVENTILIHTDSTLTIAINETITTPIKMTSKSLNYRCRLHCDTGFEEVGYQYVTIDSRPKTPDSLSCVNYNWESLTCRLSYGTDYRSSKINITWEWTVGQFWERCPSLNTTSAEAICTWSTAQVGEHAFRINITNHQRPLDKPVSNFFKINPPVKPAKVTDISYIANGTFASLSWSQSSGSKNLLYTLRYCSRWDACKEVESKPKKVVLYQLVPDTEYNVSIIAQSVYNNSVLGYCSSPADVHFKTQPQVPLYNPKIQPGFYESINSTSIILYWKNIPERVQNGPIQLYNASSYLLENDTQILMAPKIYSTVKHTNTSENYLIIHGLCTVCTYRVELALKNVKGYSLNDSSQLYLLPLNQRPVVKHIGKFTVEALNETYVRIMWRDQSQTFAPTVRFITNYSIVWCRRQKLSDLCKGELQDKVVRKTVNELEVNLTESFRDYRFGMSVEVQTTKGLLVSSGIVWGTSVPYLKYGVPKYAPPDVETFLMEPNGFNMTWGPYEGNSPDHGEAVAYQVTYCSKQNCTAVNITASYSMIKFTVTSLTPGSYNCTVRGVFHGGYGPMSTSSKLVVGSTGNVAASVSGEEDNPIGIIIGAVLGALLLLIIIFLVVCKVRKINHKAYMATKEIEVPEVDKEKTSGQFQGNSIGPNVVVDSGKYSSDGDPTKVALLPQKDFSNLQIRKTEPSKTPLIQPDTTQHSSSVKNNVYKQNDNSTLNSEVTSGIGSGLSSDTGQTFDSGQTCPQSEPNQTPDHIRGHPDQSGGQSCSVDDSYRRPTFADSSGDSLYKPMIQGSVESYTSTHPTIS; this comes from the exons ATGGAGCGAGGGGAACTTCTCGTAGTCGTCCTGTTTCTGGTCTGTTGTCAGGGCGACAAAGCCGAACCAAAATGTCTATCCGATGGCGATATCTCAA AAAAAGGCGTAACCCCTGAAGATCCATTTGTGTATATTGGCGAGTACTTTAACCTATACTGCACAGTGTCATCAACACCGCAACTTCCTAAAAATTCAATGCTGATATTCGTGACGAAGCGCGATGACGGAAATGAGGAAGAAGTTGAAAACACTATTTTGATCCACACTGACTCAACACTAACCATAGCGATAAATGAAACTATCACTACACCAATTAAAATGACCTCAAAGTCCCTGAACTACCGATGCAGGCTTCACTGTGACACAGGCTTCGAGGAAGTCGGATATCAGTATGTTACGATCGATA GTCGACCAAAGACTCCGGATTCCCTTTCTTGTGTGAACTATAACTGGGAGAGCCTCACCTGCCGCCTATCCTACGGAACAGACTACCGCAGCAGTAAAATCAACATCACTTGGGAGTGgacagt GGGACAATTTTGGGAAAGATGTCCGTCACTGAACACCACTTCAGCTGAAGCTATATGTACATGGTCGACTGCTCAGGTCGGAGAACATGCTTTCCGAATCAACATCACGAACCATCAGCGACCTTTAGACAAACCTGTCTCtaattttttcaaaatcaatccTCCTG ttaaaccTGCGAAGGTAACAGACATCAGTTACATAGCTAATGGTACCTTTGCCAGTCTCAGCTGGAGCCAAAGCAGTGGCAGTAAGAATCTACTCTACACACTACGTTACTGCTCTCGCTGGGATGCATGTAAG GAAGTGGAAAGTAAACCAAAGAAGGTTGTTCTGTACCAGCTGGTACCAGACACCGAATACAACGTCAGTATCATAGCTCAGTCGGTCTATAACAACAGTGTATTGGGATACTGCAGCAGTCCAGCAGATGTCCACTTCAAAACTCAACCCCAAG TTCCTCTGTACAACCCCAAGATACAGCCTGGATTCTACGAGAGCATCAACAGTACTTCTATAATTCTGTATTGGAAG AACATCCCAGAGAGAGTACAGAATGGTCCTATCCAACTCTACAACGCCAGTAGCTATCTCCTGGAAAACGACACACAAATTCTGATGGCCCCAAAAATTTACTCTACAGTGAAACACACGAATACCTCCGAGAATTATCTAATTATACATGGGTTGTGTACAGTTTGTACATATCGTGTTGAGCTGGCTTTGAAGAATGTAAAAGGATACTCTCTGAATGATTCATCCCAACTTTATCTTCTTCCTCTGAACCAAA GGCCTGTTGTAAAACACATAGGAAAGTTTACGGTGGAAGCGCTGAATGAGACTTATGTGCGAATTATGTGGCGAGACCAATCCCAGACCTTCGCACCAACCGTCAGATTCATCACCAACTACAGCATTGTCTGGTGTCGCCGTCAAAAACTTTCTGACCTTTGTAAG GGGGAGCTACAGGACAAGGTCGTGCGTAAAACCGTGAATGAGCTGGAGGTCAATTTGACAGAATCTTTCCGGGACTACCGATTTGGGATGTCAGTAGAAGTCCAGACAACTAAAGGTTTACTGGTCAGCAGTGGAATTGTCTGGGGCACGTCTGTACCCTACCTTAAATATGGAG TACCAAAATATGCACCTCCTGATGTAGAGACCTTCCTCATGGAGCCTAACGGTTTTAACATGACATGGGGTCCGTATGAGGGGAACTCCCCAGATCATGGTGAGGCTGTGGCCTACCAGGTTACCTATTGTAGTAAACAAaactgtacag cTGTAAACATTACTGCCAGTTACAGCATGATTAAGTTTACGGTAACATCACTGACCCCAGGCTCCTACAACTGTACCGTCCGTGGTGTATTCCATGGGGGTTACGGACCAATGAGCACTTCCTCTAAATTAGTCGTGGGGTCAACAGGGAATGTCGCAGCCTCTGTTTCAG GTGAAGAAGACAATCCTATAGGTATTATTATTGGAGCCGTCCTGGGTGCTCTCCTCCTGTTGATCATCATCTTTCTGGTTGTATGTAAAGTCAG GAAAATTAATCACAAAGCCTACATGGCTACAAAAGAGATTGAGGTACCGGAGGTGGACAAAGAGAAA ACAAGTGGTCAGTTTCAAGGAAACAGTATAGGCCCTAATGTGGTGGTGGACAGCGGCAAGTACTCGTCTGATGGAGATCCTACCAAGGTCGCGTTACTACCCCAGAAAGACTTCTCCAACCTTCAGATCCGAAAGACAGAGCCTTCTAAAACACCCCTTATACAACCAGATACAACCCAACATTCCAGTTCTGTGAAAAATAATGTCTACAAACAAAATGACAACAGTACGTTGAACTCTGAAGTCACCAGTGGGATAGGCTCCGGGTTGTCGAGTGACACTGGTCAGACGTTTGACTCCGGACAGACGTGTCCACAAAGTGAGCCAAATCAGACACCTGACCACATTAGGGGTCATCCCGACCAGAGTGGTGGTCAGTCGTGTAGTGTGGACGATAGTTATCGACGGCCAACATTTGCGGATAGTTCAGGGGATTCACTGTATAAACCAATGATTCAGGGCTCGGTAGAGTCCTATACAAGTACACACCCGACCATTTCATAG
- the LOC138324812 gene encoding uncharacterized protein isoform X2, whose product MERGELLVVVLFLVCCQGDKAEPKCLSDGDISSRPKTPDSLSCVNYNWESLTCRLSYGTDYRSSKINITWEWTVGQFWERCPSLNTTSAEAICTWSTAQVGEHAFRINITNHQRPLDKPVSNFFKINPPVKPAKVTDISYIANGTFASLSWSQSSGSKNLLYTLRYCSRWDACKEVESKPKKVVLYQLVPDTEYNVSIIAQSVYNNSVLGYCSSPADVHFKTQPQVPLYNPKIQPGFYESINSTSIILYWKNIPERVQNGPIQLYNASSYLLENDTQILMAPKIYSTVKHTNTSENYLIIHGLCTVCTYRVELALKNVKGYSLNDSSQLYLLPLNQRPVVKHIGKFTVEALNETYVRIMWRDQSQTFAPTVRFITNYSIVWCRRQKLSDLCKGELQDKVVRKTVNELEVNLTESFRDYRFGMSVEVQTTKGLLVSSGIVWGTSVPYLKYGVPKYAPPDVETFLMEPNGFNMTWGPYEGNSPDHGEAVAYQVTYCSKQNCTAVNITASYSMIKFTVTSLTPGSYNCTVRGVFHGGYGPMSTSSKLVVGSTGNVAASVSGEEDNPIGIIIGAVLGALLLLIIIFLVVCKVRKINHKAYMATKEIEVPEVDKEKTSGQFQGNSIGPNVVVDSGKYSSDGDPTKVALLPQKDFSNLQIRKTEPSKTPLIQPDTTQHSSSVKNNVYKQNDNSTLNSEVTSGIGSGLSSDTGQTFDSGQTCPQSEPNQTPDHIRGHPDQSGGQSCSVDDSYRRPTFADSSGDSLYKPMIQGSVESYTSTHPTIS is encoded by the exons ATGGAGCGAGGGGAACTTCTCGTAGTCGTCCTGTTTCTGGTCTGTTGTCAGGGCGACAAAGCCGAACCAAAATGTCTATCCGATGGCGATATCTCAA GTCGACCAAAGACTCCGGATTCCCTTTCTTGTGTGAACTATAACTGGGAGAGCCTCACCTGCCGCCTATCCTACGGAACAGACTACCGCAGCAGTAAAATCAACATCACTTGGGAGTGgacagt GGGACAATTTTGGGAAAGATGTCCGTCACTGAACACCACTTCAGCTGAAGCTATATGTACATGGTCGACTGCTCAGGTCGGAGAACATGCTTTCCGAATCAACATCACGAACCATCAGCGACCTTTAGACAAACCTGTCTCtaattttttcaaaatcaatccTCCTG ttaaaccTGCGAAGGTAACAGACATCAGTTACATAGCTAATGGTACCTTTGCCAGTCTCAGCTGGAGCCAAAGCAGTGGCAGTAAGAATCTACTCTACACACTACGTTACTGCTCTCGCTGGGATGCATGTAAG GAAGTGGAAAGTAAACCAAAGAAGGTTGTTCTGTACCAGCTGGTACCAGACACCGAATACAACGTCAGTATCATAGCTCAGTCGGTCTATAACAACAGTGTATTGGGATACTGCAGCAGTCCAGCAGATGTCCACTTCAAAACTCAACCCCAAG TTCCTCTGTACAACCCCAAGATACAGCCTGGATTCTACGAGAGCATCAACAGTACTTCTATAATTCTGTATTGGAAG AACATCCCAGAGAGAGTACAGAATGGTCCTATCCAACTCTACAACGCCAGTAGCTATCTCCTGGAAAACGACACACAAATTCTGATGGCCCCAAAAATTTACTCTACAGTGAAACACACGAATACCTCCGAGAATTATCTAATTATACATGGGTTGTGTACAGTTTGTACATATCGTGTTGAGCTGGCTTTGAAGAATGTAAAAGGATACTCTCTGAATGATTCATCCCAACTTTATCTTCTTCCTCTGAACCAAA GGCCTGTTGTAAAACACATAGGAAAGTTTACGGTGGAAGCGCTGAATGAGACTTATGTGCGAATTATGTGGCGAGACCAATCCCAGACCTTCGCACCAACCGTCAGATTCATCACCAACTACAGCATTGTCTGGTGTCGCCGTCAAAAACTTTCTGACCTTTGTAAG GGGGAGCTACAGGACAAGGTCGTGCGTAAAACCGTGAATGAGCTGGAGGTCAATTTGACAGAATCTTTCCGGGACTACCGATTTGGGATGTCAGTAGAAGTCCAGACAACTAAAGGTTTACTGGTCAGCAGTGGAATTGTCTGGGGCACGTCTGTACCCTACCTTAAATATGGAG TACCAAAATATGCACCTCCTGATGTAGAGACCTTCCTCATGGAGCCTAACGGTTTTAACATGACATGGGGTCCGTATGAGGGGAACTCCCCAGATCATGGTGAGGCTGTGGCCTACCAGGTTACCTATTGTAGTAAACAAaactgtacag cTGTAAACATTACTGCCAGTTACAGCATGATTAAGTTTACGGTAACATCACTGACCCCAGGCTCCTACAACTGTACCGTCCGTGGTGTATTCCATGGGGGTTACGGACCAATGAGCACTTCCTCTAAATTAGTCGTGGGGTCAACAGGGAATGTCGCAGCCTCTGTTTCAG GTGAAGAAGACAATCCTATAGGTATTATTATTGGAGCCGTCCTGGGTGCTCTCCTCCTGTTGATCATCATCTTTCTGGTTGTATGTAAAGTCAG GAAAATTAATCACAAAGCCTACATGGCTACAAAAGAGATTGAGGTACCGGAGGTGGACAAAGAGAAA ACAAGTGGTCAGTTTCAAGGAAACAGTATAGGCCCTAATGTGGTGGTGGACAGCGGCAAGTACTCGTCTGATGGAGATCCTACCAAGGTCGCGTTACTACCCCAGAAAGACTTCTCCAACCTTCAGATCCGAAAGACAGAGCCTTCTAAAACACCCCTTATACAACCAGATACAACCCAACATTCCAGTTCTGTGAAAAATAATGTCTACAAACAAAATGACAACAGTACGTTGAACTCTGAAGTCACCAGTGGGATAGGCTCCGGGTTGTCGAGTGACACTGGTCAGACGTTTGACTCCGGACAGACGTGTCCACAAAGTGAGCCAAATCAGACACCTGACCACATTAGGGGTCATCCCGACCAGAGTGGTGGTCAGTCGTGTAGTGTGGACGATAGTTATCGACGGCCAACATTTGCGGATAGTTCAGGGGATTCACTGTATAAACCAATGATTCAGGGCTCGGTAGAGTCCTATACAAGTACACACCCGACCATTTCATAG